A window from Streptomyces sp. NBC_00299 encodes these proteins:
- a CDS encoding AAA domain-containing protein, whose product MTAVFNPGAAATEATDAILHDTLHGTARGVVVDSPPGAGKSTLVVRAALELADAGRPLMVVAQTNAQVDDLVLRLAEKNPELPVGRLHSSDADPYDKALDDLPNVRKSAKAGDLSGLSVVISTAAKWAHVKVDEPWRHAIVDEAYQMRSDSLLAVAGLFERTLFVGDPGQLDPFSIVGSEQWAGLSYDPSGSAVTTLLAHNPELPQHRLPVSWRLPASAAPLVSDAFYPYTPFRSGTDHGDRSLAFAFPSDGSGPDRVIDEAARSGWGLLELPARHTPRTDPEAVRAVATVVRRLLDRGGAATSERSPDPAPLTADRVAVGTAHRDQAAAVRAALTELGVTDVTVDTANRLQGREYDVTVVLHPLSGRPDATAFHLETGRLCVLASRHRHACIVVCRAGVSELLDDYPSTEPVQLGTVVKFPDGWEANHAVLARLAEHRVAWRPG is encoded by the coding sequence GTGACGGCCGTGTTCAACCCCGGCGCCGCGGCGACGGAGGCCACCGACGCGATCCTCCACGACACGCTGCACGGGACCGCGCGCGGTGTCGTCGTGGACTCCCCGCCCGGCGCCGGCAAGTCCACGCTCGTCGTCCGCGCGGCCCTCGAACTCGCCGACGCCGGGCGCCCGCTGATGGTCGTCGCGCAGACCAACGCCCAGGTCGACGACCTGGTGCTCAGGCTCGCCGAGAAGAACCCCGAGCTGCCGGTGGGGCGCCTGCACAGCAGCGACGCCGACCCGTACGACAAAGCGCTGGATGACCTGCCGAACGTACGGAAGTCGGCGAAGGCGGGCGACCTGAGCGGCCTGTCGGTCGTCATCTCGACGGCGGCCAAGTGGGCGCACGTCAAGGTCGACGAGCCCTGGCGGCACGCGATCGTCGACGAGGCGTACCAGATGCGCTCGGACTCGCTGCTCGCGGTGGCCGGCCTCTTCGAACGGACGCTGTTCGTCGGCGACCCGGGTCAGCTGGACCCCTTCTCCATCGTCGGCAGCGAGCAGTGGGCGGGCCTGTCGTACGACCCCTCCGGGTCCGCCGTGACCACTCTTCTGGCCCACAATCCGGAACTGCCTCAGCACCGCCTTCCGGTCTCCTGGCGCCTCCCGGCCTCCGCCGCACCCCTGGTCTCCGACGCCTTCTACCCGTACACCCCCTTCCGCAGCGGCACGGACCACGGCGACCGCAGCCTGGCCTTCGCGTTCCCGTCGGACGGCTCGGGCCCGGACCGGGTGATCGACGAGGCGGCTCGGTCGGGCTGGGGCCTGCTGGAGCTGCCGGCCCGGCACACCCCGCGCACGGACCCCGAGGCGGTACGGGCGGTCGCGACGGTCGTACGGCGCCTGCTGGACCGGGGCGGCGCGGCGACGTCGGAACGCTCGCCGGATCCCGCGCCCCTCACGGCCGACCGGGTCGCGGTCGGCACGGCCCACCGGGACCAGGCGGCGGCGGTCCGGGCGGCCCTGACCGAGCTGGGGGTGACGGACGTCACCGTGGACACGGCGAATCGCCTGCAGGGCCGCGAGTACGACGTGACCGTGGTCCTCCACCCCCTCTCCGGCCGCCCCGACGCCACGGCCTTCCACCTGGAGACCGGCCGCCTGTGCGTCCTCGCCTCCCGCCACCGCCACGCGTGCATCGTGGTGTGCCGGGCGGGGGTGAGCGAACTGCTGGACGACTATCCGTCGACGGAGCCGGTGCAACTGGGGACGGTGGTGAAGTTTCCTGACGGGTGGGAGGCGAATCATGCGGTGCTGGCGCGGCTCGCCGAGCATCGGGTGGCGTGGCGGCCCGGGTAG
- a CDS encoding histidine phosphatase family protein: MAPRILLARHGQTAWSLSGKHTGRTDVPLLDEGRQGAKLLGERLHRPPYDGLAGVEIRTSPLSRARETCELAGFGDRARTWDTLMEWDYGAYEGMTPADIQAVRPGWLIWRDGVPEGETLSEVTARADEVVAWAREADRDVLVFAHGHILRSIGARWLGLPLDFAARIRLNPTSLSVLGWAYGEPAIESWNDLGHLAG, from the coding sequence ATGGCACCGCGCATCCTGCTCGCCCGGCACGGACAGACGGCGTGGTCGCTGTCCGGCAAGCACACGGGCAGGACCGATGTGCCGCTCCTGGACGAGGGCCGCCAGGGCGCGAAACTGCTCGGCGAACGCCTGCACCGGCCGCCGTACGACGGGCTGGCGGGGGTCGAGATCCGCACCAGCCCGCTGTCACGCGCGCGTGAGACGTGCGAACTCGCCGGCTTCGGGGACCGCGCGCGTACCTGGGACACACTCATGGAGTGGGACTACGGCGCCTACGAGGGCATGACACCGGCGGACATCCAGGCCGTCCGCCCCGGCTGGCTCATCTGGCGCGACGGCGTGCCCGAGGGCGAGACCCTGTCCGAGGTGACGGCCCGGGCCGACGAGGTGGTGGCTTGGGCGCGCGAGGCGGACCGGGACGTGCTGGTCTTCGCGCACGGGCACATCCTGCGGTCCATAGGCGCGCGCTGGCTGGGGCTGCCGCTCGACTTCGCGGCACGGATACGGCTCAACCCGACGTCACTGTCGGTGCTCGGATGGGCCTACGGAGAGCCGGCGATCGAGAGCTGGAACGACCTGGGGCACCTGGCCGGATAG
- a CDS encoding phosphatase PAP2 family protein, whose translation MPHAEIAGVEATPRTRLRWWTELPLILLVYACYSAGRLLARGDVSHAVDHGLAILDIEKALHLNAEHPLNRLFTREPWIGVPADFWYASLHYLVTPVLLVWIFRSRTVHYRAARTWLMTSTFIGLIGFTLLPTCPPRLLAESYGFVDTMAQYSSYGWWGGEASAPKGLGGMTNQYAAMPSLHVGWALWCGVMLWRYGGTRLTKVAAVAYPLITTIVVMGTANHYFLDAVAGAAVMGAGLLLTPYVLRTADRVRARFAVAAPVATASVGAVTRGADAMVPSRAGATVTSGSGASVGSGSADASSSIVSGGCQTSAGERIPRQRESRFGSGAEPSASPQDAGDGAPAPAR comes from the coding sequence ATGCCACACGCCGAAATAGCTGGCGTGGAGGCGACGCCGCGGACCCGCCTGCGCTGGTGGACCGAGCTGCCGCTGATATTGCTGGTCTACGCCTGCTACTCGGCGGGCCGACTGCTCGCCCGGGGCGACGTCTCGCACGCCGTCGACCACGGCCTGGCGATCCTGGACATCGAAAAGGCCCTGCACCTGAACGCGGAGCACCCGCTCAACCGCCTCTTCACCCGCGAGCCCTGGATCGGCGTCCCGGCGGACTTCTGGTACGCGTCGCTGCACTACCTGGTCACGCCCGTGCTGCTGGTCTGGATCTTCCGGTCCCGCACCGTGCACTACCGCGCGGCCCGCACCTGGCTGATGACGTCGACCTTCATAGGCCTGATCGGCTTCACCCTGCTGCCCACCTGCCCGCCCCGGCTGCTCGCCGAGAGCTACGGCTTCGTGGACACGATGGCGCAGTACAGCTCGTACGGCTGGTGGGGCGGCGAGGCGAGCGCGCCCAAGGGCCTCGGCGGCATGACGAACCAGTACGCGGCCATGCCGAGCCTGCACGTCGGCTGGGCGCTGTGGTGCGGGGTGATGCTGTGGCGGTACGGCGGGACGCGCCTCACGAAGGTCGCGGCAGTCGCCTACCCCCTGATCACGACGATCGTGGTGATGGGCACCGCCAACCACTACTTCCTCGACGCGGTGGCGGGCGCCGCCGTGATGGGCGCCGGGCTGCTGCTGACGCCGTACGTCCTGCGCACCGCGGACCGGGTCCGGGCGCGCTTCGCGGTGGCCGCACCCGTCGCGACGGCCTCCGTCGGCGCGGTCACGAGGGGCGCCGACGCCATGGTCCCGAGCCGCGCCGGTGCCACGGTCACGAGCGGCTCCGGCGCCTCGGTCGGGAGCGGCTCTGCCGACGCTTCTTCCTCAATTGTCAGTGGCGGATGCCAGACTTCCGCGGGTGAGCGAATTCCACGGCAGCGCGAGTCCCGGTTCGGATCCGGAGCCGAGCCGAGTGCCTCTCCCCAGGACGCGGGGGACGGCGCTCCGGCACCGGCTCGCTGA
- a CDS encoding fused MFS/spermidine synthase → MSKPRKARRRSAAVDAVVERVDGGLAELIPDPDRARAWTLLIDGAPQSHVDLDDPAYLSFEYQRRLGHVIDLVTPPGKPVQAVHLGGGALTLARYVAATRPRSTQQVVERDGALVQLVRRELPLDPNARIRVRSVDARDGLAKVPDGWADLVIADVFSGARTPAHLTSTEFLDDVRRALRPGGVYTANLADGPPLAHLRGQIATAAARFAECALVADPTVLRGKRFGNAVLVAADRPLPVAELTRLAASDPHPGRVEHGRSLTDFTGGAVAVTDVAAVASPAPPASVFR, encoded by the coding sequence ATGAGCAAGCCCAGGAAAGCCCGGCGCCGGTCGGCCGCAGTCGATGCCGTCGTCGAACGCGTCGACGGAGGGCTCGCCGAGCTGATACCTGACCCTGACCGTGCCCGGGCCTGGACGCTCCTCATCGACGGCGCTCCCCAGTCGCACGTCGACCTCGACGACCCCGCCTACCTCTCCTTCGAATACCAGCGCCGCCTCGGCCACGTCATCGACCTCGTGACCCCACCCGGCAAACCCGTGCAGGCCGTGCACCTCGGCGGTGGCGCCCTCACGCTCGCCCGCTACGTCGCCGCCACCCGCCCCCGCTCCACCCAGCAGGTCGTCGAGCGGGACGGCGCCCTCGTCCAACTGGTGAGGCGGGAGCTGCCGTTGGATCCGAACGCCCGGATCCGGGTGCGGTCGGTGGATGCCCGGGATGGGCTCGCCAAGGTGCCCGACGGGTGGGCCGACCTCGTCATCGCCGACGTGTTCAGCGGGGCCCGGACCCCCGCCCACCTGACCTCGACGGAGTTCCTCGACGACGTACGCAGGGCCTTGAGGCCCGGCGGCGTCTACACCGCCAACCTCGCCGACGGGCCGCCGCTCGCGCATCTGCGCGGCCAGATCGCCACCGCCGCCGCCCGGTTCGCCGAGTGCGCGCTGGTCGCCGACCCGACCGTGCTGCGCGGCAAACGCTTCGGCAACGCGGTTCTCGTCGCCGCCGACCGGCCCCTCCCGGTCGCCGAACTGACCCGCCTCGCCGCCTCCGACCCGCACCCTGGCCGGGTCGAACACGGCAGGTCCCTCACCGACTTCACCGGCGGTGCCGTAGCCGTCACCGACGTGGCGGCAGTCGCCTCACCGGCGCCGCCGGCCTCCGTCTTCCGATGA